The following are encoded together in the Mesoterricola sediminis genome:
- the prmC gene encoding peptide chain release factor N(5)-glutamine methyltransferase: protein MHGTTYAQLQRHLADALAGFLEVQEARAEARRWLIEGLGLGSTWLLAHGEDTVPSRDVDQVAGWLDRRRAGEPWSYILGWAPFRGRRFKVTRDTLIPRPETELVLEAALDVGRRLGVLHAVDVGTGSGILAVCMALETDWEVRASDISRGALAVARENAAAHGARVAFHKGDLLGPLPDPLGLVVSNPPYVDPADEQTLQRELAFEPRSALFAEDRGLALATALLRQARVRSAPGVVLEIGAGQGAELQARAEGLGWGRVAVHRDFAGHDRVLMALA from the coding sequence TTCCTGGAGGTCCAGGAGGCCCGGGCGGAGGCGCGGCGGTGGTTGATCGAAGGCCTGGGCCTCGGCTCGACCTGGCTGCTCGCCCACGGGGAGGACACCGTCCCTTCCCGGGACGTGGACCAGGTGGCGGGGTGGCTGGACCGGCGCCGGGCCGGGGAGCCCTGGTCGTACATCCTGGGCTGGGCCCCCTTCCGGGGGCGGCGCTTCAAGGTCACCCGGGACACCCTGATCCCCCGGCCCGAGACCGAACTGGTCCTGGAGGCGGCCCTGGACGTGGGGCGGCGCCTGGGCGTCCTCCACGCCGTCGACGTGGGCACCGGCTCCGGGATCCTTGCCGTGTGCATGGCCCTGGAGACGGACTGGGAGGTCCGGGCCTCCGACATCAGCCGCGGGGCCCTGGCCGTGGCCCGGGAGAACGCGGCCGCCCACGGCGCCCGGGTGGCCTTCCACAAGGGGGACCTCCTGGGCCCCCTCCCGGACCCCCTGGGGCTCGTGGTGTCGAACCCCCCCTACGTGGATCCGGCGGACGAGCAAACCCTCCAGCGCGAGCTGGCCTTCGAACCCCGGTCGGCGCTTTTCGCCGAGGACCGGGGCCTGGCCCTGGCCACCGCCCTCCTCCGCCAGGCCCGGGTCCGCAGCGCCCCCGGGGTGGTCCTGGAGATTGGCGCGGGGCAGGGGGCCGAACTCCAGGCCCGGGCCGAGGGCCTCGGCTGGGGACGGGTGGCGGTGCACCGGGATTTCGCCGGGCACGACCGGGTGTTGATGGCTTTGGCATGA